Proteins encoded in a region of the Phoenix dactylifera cultivar Barhee BC4 chromosome 3, palm_55x_up_171113_PBpolish2nd_filt_p, whole genome shotgun sequence genome:
- the LOC103702223 gene encoding WRKY DNA-binding transcription factor 70-like isoform X1, giving the protein MASPSMKKPTSDREAAIQEVVRGRELAARLHSLLSVDPRRELVHGLMEEVSQSFTRALSLLKPTGISEAIQELASMEEDSVCSGNQGSEASGEKVRTSPHAKGVHSRRRPLQSWTIFTSTPHHDGHEWRKYGQKKILSSDFPRSYYRCTHRDDQGCPAAKLVQQKDCNDPPMYVVTYIRHHACKKGLPTPQLPVNCSPSEPCMLSFGSDWSGIKQVQSLLSSFNSTGEGHMGDDVISAKFDAISSSNDPPSLDLTTLESLDPAGDDMLSGMSFSPNSDGFDKHLLMDPWNLDGLGFGDDSWSFLEV; this is encoded by the exons ATGGCTTCCCCATCGATGAAGAAGCCAACATCCGACCGCGAGGCCGCAATCCAAGAGGTCGTCCGAGGGCGCGAGCTCGCTGCCCGGCTTCACTCCCTCCTTAGCGTCGATCCCCGGAGAGAGCTGGTCCATGGCCTCATGGAAGAGGTATCGCAATCTTTTACGAGGGCTCTGTCACTTCTAAAGCCTACCGGCATCTCGGAAGCAATCCAAGAGCTGGCGTCCATGGAGGAGGACTCAGTTTGTTCTGGCAATCAAGGAAGCGAGGCTTCTGGTGAGAAGGTGAGGACCAGTCCTCACGCTAAAGGAGTTCATAGTCGAAG GAGGCCTCTGCAGTCGTggacaatttttacatctaccCCCCATCATGACGGCCACGAGTGGAGGAAATATGGGCAGAAAAAGATCCTAAGCTCAGACTTTCCAAG AAGCTACTATAGATGCACTCATAGAGACGACCAAGGGTGCCCGGCAGCTAAACTAGTGCAGCAAAAGGACTGTAATGACCCGCCCATGTATGTAGTCACTTACATCAGGCATCATGCGTGCAAAAAAGGCTTGCCCACTCCCCAACTTCCAGTAAACTGTTCTCCCAGTGAGCCATGCATGCTTAGCTTTGGATCAGACTGGAGTGGGATCAAACAAGTCCAATCTTTGCTTTCATCCTTCAACTCCACAGGTGAAGGTCATATGGGAGATGATGTAATAAGCGCAAAGTTCGATGCTATCTCATCGTCTAATGATCCCCCATCTCTGGATCTAACAACGCTCGAGTCATTGGACCCGGCAGGGGATGATATGCTTTCAGGCATGAGCTTCTCTCCAAATTCAGATGGTTTTGACAAGCACTTGCTGATGGATCCATGGAATCTTGATGGACTTGGATTCGGTGATGACTCTTGGAGTTTTTTGGAGGTCTAA
- the LOC103702223 gene encoding WRKY DNA-binding transcription factor 70-like isoform X2, with product MASPSMKKPTSDREAAIQEVVRGRELAARLHSLLSVDPRRELVHGLMEEVSQSFTRALSLLKPTGISEAIQELASMEEDSVCSGNQGSEASGEKVRTSPHAKGVHSRRRPLQSWTIFTSTPHHDGHEWRKYGQKKILSSDFPR from the exons ATGGCTTCCCCATCGATGAAGAAGCCAACATCCGACCGCGAGGCCGCAATCCAAGAGGTCGTCCGAGGGCGCGAGCTCGCTGCCCGGCTTCACTCCCTCCTTAGCGTCGATCCCCGGAGAGAGCTGGTCCATGGCCTCATGGAAGAGGTATCGCAATCTTTTACGAGGGCTCTGTCACTTCTAAAGCCTACCGGCATCTCGGAAGCAATCCAAGAGCTGGCGTCCATGGAGGAGGACTCAGTTTGTTCTGGCAATCAAGGAAGCGAGGCTTCTGGTGAGAAGGTGAGGACCAGTCCTCACGCTAAAGGAGTTCATAGTCGAAG GAGGCCTCTGCAGTCGTggacaatttttacatctaccCCCCATCATGACGGCCACGAGTGGAGGAAATATGGGCAGAAAAAGATCCTAAGCTCAGACTTTCCAAG GTGA
- the LOC120110172 gene encoding probable WRKY transcription factor 70, with product MLNPEAEKLPTLNHSMAIEELSRGRELTSQLRALVSPMNPANEQVERAGVLFEEVLKSFTLALSVLGPGEKPGKEAVAGGASLPASGGGKKGPGVKRKRVVESRGDQGRRRRCTVSWTTITSMPMADGYQWRKYGQKKIYGSKYQRSYYKCLRRKDQGCQATKQVQQKDDGNPPKFTVTYQMPHTCKNLDITSQVGMDSGLAETSVLDNGSKSLDIQPQQPLQSEILKMEEPEKRLFTDLASMHSPMLFDDMNLIMGMTGLDGWCISNEEAPWFQFPSDARG from the exons ATGTTAAACCCTGAGGCAGAAAAATTGCCCACCCTCAACCATTCGATGGCGATAGAGGAGCTCAGCCGGGGGCGGGAGCTCACAAGCCAGCTAAGAGCTCTGGTTTCACCGATGAATCCGGCTAACGAGCAGGTGGAGAGGGCTGGAGTTCTCTTTGAAGAAGTGTTGAAGTCTTTTACTCTGGCTCTCTCGGTCCTCGGGCCCGGTGAGAAGCCAGGCAAGGAAGCCGTGGCTGGTGGAGCTAGCTTACCTGCCTCCGGTGGTGGGAAAAAAGGGCCTGGGGTGAAAAGAAAACGGGTGGTGGAAAGCAGAGGTGATCAAGGCCGCAGAAG GAGGTGTACTGTATCATGGACCACTATTACATCCATGCCGATGGCTGATGGCTACCAGTGGAGAAAATATGGGCAGAAAAAGATCTATGGATCTAAGTATCAAAG AAGCTACTACAAATGTTTACGTAGAAAGGATCAAGGATGCCAAGCAACTAAGCAAGTGCAGCAAAAGGATGATGGTAACCCGCCAAAGTTTACCGTCACCTATCAGATGCCCCATACTTGCAAAAATTTGGATATCACATCTCAAGTTGGTATGGATTCTGGCCTCGCAGAAACTTCAGTTTTAGATAATGGATCCAAGTCCCTGGATATCCAACCTCAGCAACCCTTGCAATCTGAAATCCTCAAGATGGAAGAGCCCGAGAAACGTCTCTTCACTGATTTAGCCAGCATGCACTCCCCTATGTTATTTGATGATATGAACTTGATAATGGGCATGACTGGGCTTGATGGGTGGTGCATATCTAATGAAGAAGCACCTTGGTTTCAATTTCCGTCCGACGCAAGAGGATGA
- the LOC103702224 gene encoding WRKY DNA-binding transcription factor 70, which yields MDRFPGHEAVTRELVRGRELASQLRAVLRELVAGGRCEPVDALVEEISGSFARALTVLTSGEARVVRSDPETFAPSSQNTQQEGGNGKMLKISEARCWNAGIRRRGYSGAQKVISATELEDGHIWKKYGQKKILGAKYPRGYFKCGQKKDQGCQAIKHVQRMQDDPPMFLVTYIGQHSCTDVFQTSQWIPDDSPPSDKCMLSFESDRSSINHQGNYWSSPEVVPKSPTLWEPSQATSSKKSTMETSYDAPSIPAAVDLPEWSPFLMDRPGCSSAVPGMPSPPVPQATDVDSFMGLLESFAGLCSDKDVGYEGNRSKDP from the exons ATGGATCGGTTTCCAGGCCATGAAGCAGTGACAAGGGAACTGGTCCGAGGCCGTGAGTTGGCGTCGCAATTAAGAGCCGTCCTAAGAGAGCTGGTGGCTGGCGGGCGGTGCGAGCCAGTTGATGCTCTGGTGGAAGAGATTTCCGGGTCCTTCGCCAGAGCTCTCACCGTCTTAACCTCTGGAGAAGCCCGGGTTGTTCGTTCGGATCCCGAGACCTTCGCACCGAGCTCGCAGAACACACAGCAAGAAGGGGGGAATGGCAAGATGCTTAAGATTTCTGAAGCCAGATGTTGGAATGCCGGCATCAGGAGGAG AGGATATTCAGGTGCACAGAAGGTCATTTCAGCCACAGAATTAGAAGATGGCCATATATGGAAAAAATATGGGCAAAAGAAGATTCTTGGGGCCAAATATCCAAG GGGCTACTTCAAGTGTGGTCAGAAAAAAGACCAAGGCTGCCAAGCAATAAAACATGTGCAAAGAATGCAAGATGACCCACCAATGTTTCTTGTCACCTACATTGGGCAGCATTCATGTACAGATGTATTTCAAACTTCGCAGTGGATTCCTGATGATTCACCCCCTTCAGACAAATGCATGCTTAGCTTCGAATCGGATCGATCCAGCATTAATCACCAAGGGAACTACTGGTCCTCACCAGAGGTGGTGCCAAAGTCTCCAACGCTTTGGGAACCTTCCCAGGCTACAAGCTCCAAGAAATCAACCATGGAGACGAGCTATGACGCCCCTTCCATCCCAGCAGCAGTTGATTTGCCTGAATGGAGTCCATTTTTAATGGATAGACCAGGCTGCAGCAGTGCAGTTCCCGGTATGCCTTCACCACCAGTCCCCCAAGCTACAGATGTGGACTCATTCATGGGTTTACTTGAATCATTTGCTGGCCTGTGTTCTGACAAGGATGTTGGTTACGAGGGAAATAGAAGTAAGGACCCGTAA
- the LOC120110331 gene encoding phosphatidylinositol transfer protein 3-like: protein MPLRKSRSSAVEKALSPEEQQAKINEVRRMIGPLSEALPDFCSYASISRYLRSRNWNAEKASKMLKETVKWRLKYKPEAIRWEDVAHEAATGKIYRADYFDKYGRSVLVMMPGFQNEGKLSSTESTVRKAEDVVSSMLAKGFVLSKDALKRAILR from the exons ATGCCTTTGAGAAAATCAAGATCGAGTGCTGTTGAGAAAGCCTTGTCTCCTGAAGAACAGCAAGCAAAG ATAAATGAAGTTCGAAGGATGATTGGTCCATTGTCGGAAGCACTGCCAGACTTCTGTTCATATGCTTCAATATCAAGGTACCTCCGGTCAAGAAACTGGAATGCAGAAAAGGCAAGTAAAATGCTGAAAGAGACTGTGAAATGGCGATTGAAATACAAGCCAGAAGCCATTCGCTGG GAAGATGTTGCCCATGAAGCTGCTACTGGAAAGATTTACCGGGCTGATTACTTTGACAaatatggaagatctgttcttgTTATGATGCCTGGATTTCAG AATGAAGGGAAGCTCTCGTCAACTGAGTCTACAGTGAGGAAGGCAGAGGATGTGGTGAGCAGCATGCTGGCCAAGGGTTTTGTCCTGAGCAAGGATGCCCTCAAGAGAGCAATCCTACGATAG
- the LOC103702225 gene encoding WRKY transcription factor 55, translated as MDDTLNQILIHACKLARDLETKLPHIANHPPLLFSSCEEVAEAFNKAVHELHSRNAPQYNTQMFFGETSGSLSDMRTASPLDIRAGEGSSHGGTYTPAINFSQGQPMEEDNPFYRRRTPEDQTITPDLRHLGLEIQGSGGGSTPDTHIEAFRRGGGEAPVAADGSSVAERRPTGSSIQRSSRRRSYYRCTHKSYYGCEAKKQVQRLDDDPYTYEIKYCGTHSCNTSTTPLLIPSLAPNDNNNTSSNTSNPQGEAPMPEATAQPPSSLPTSTQLGIWFSRELEHGQRDILSLMDSNTQAGPSNVQGGRDIDSVAALADVMFNSGSSGSSMDAIFSQPRQDN; from the exons ATGGATGACACCTTGAACCAAATCCTAATTCATGCATGCAAGCTCGCCAGAGACCTAGAAACAAAACTCCCACACATCGCAAACCATCCCCCACTCCTCTTTAGCTCCTGCGAAGAGGTTGCTGAGGCCTTCAATAAAGCCGTCCATGAGCTGCACTCTCGCAACGCGCCGCAGTATAACACTCAGATGTTCTTTGGGGAGACGTCGGGGTCTCTCTCCGATATGCGCACAGCGTCACCTTTGGATATACGTGCCGGAGAAGGGAGCTCCCATGGTGGTACCTACACGCCGGCAATCAATTTTTCCCAAGGGCAACCGATGGAAGAAGACAACCCATTCTACCGTCGCCGGACGCCGGAGGATCAAACGATTACACCGGATTTGCGGCACTTGGGGTTGGAAATCCAAGGCTCGGGTGGTGGTAGCACCCCTGATACGCATATTGAGGCATTCCGTAGGGGTGGAGGAGAGGCTCCGGTGGCCGCCGATGGCTCCTCGGTGGCCGAGAGAAGACCGACCGGGTCTTCGATTCAAAGATCTTCGAGGAGGAG GAGCTACTACCGGTGCACCCACAAGAGCTACTACGGGTGCGAGGCAAAGAAACAAGTCCAGAGACTTGACGATGATCCATACACATATGAGATCAAGTACTGCGGCACCCATAGCTGCAATACCTCGACCACACCACTCCTCATCCCCTCTCTAGCACCCAACGACAACAACAACACCAGCAGCAACACCAGCAACCCACAAGGGGAAGCGCCGATGCCCGAAGCCACCGCACAACCGCCTTCTTCCCTACCCACTTCAACCCAACTGGGTATCTGGTTCTCCAGGGAGCTCGAGCATGGCCAAAGGGATATCCTATCCCTCATGGATAGCAACACACAAGCCGGCCCTTCTAACGTGCAAGGTGGAAGGGATATTGATTCCGTCGCTGCTTTGGCGGATGTCATGTTCAATTCGGGCAGCAGTGGGAGCAGCATGGATGCCATCTTCTCGCAGCCGAGGCAAGACAATTGA